The DNA sequence AGTGCATTTCCGAGACCCATTCTGATCCAATCCAACGGCCCAGATTCTCCATGTTTgactcctctctctctctctctctccctctctctcatcactcccttcaaaatcaaatcttgcGAGTGCTCAGTGCTCCCCATCTCCAAACACAGGCCCAAATATTATATTCACGTTCTTCAACTCTCTTTCTGATCCTCCCCTTCTTCATAAACCCTAAGTAAGCTCTTGTTCTCTCGCTGATTTATTTACCCCAAATTGTTGCATTCAAAATTATCAAATTCTCAGAAAGGGAAAgttttttctgcttgctttgaGCTGGACTGATGTGAGTTTGAAGATCTGTTTCTTAAAATGTGTTCTTTTTTTAATTCAGAAAAAATAACTTGCTTGGCTAGGGATTATTGATTGCTAGGGATTTCTTTGTAAAATTGACTTGGTactgttttatgttttatcacAAAGTTCGGAGCCTTGCTGTGTAGCTGGCTGCAACAATACAGTTTAGTGCATTTGGAATGCTTTTGAAATAATGGGTTTTGAGCTTTAGATTAGATTATGATTGGTTCTGAGGGGGGTTTCAGCTgctttgtttttattgttttgtttatATGTAGAGTTTATGAATCTTTCTCTATCAGAATGGGATAAATCATGTTCCTTTTTATGGTTCTTGCTTCTTAGTTCTCTGTTGTGCATAGTAGTCTTTTCCATTCACATTGAAGCCATACTTTAACATTTTCAGGTCTGAGGTTTGAGTTTGAATTTTCTGCTAAGCTGGAGTCAAGCTGAATCAAGATGCCGTGGGTTTCTTTGTTTGTGCCTTACAACAGGAAGTGTGTTCGCTTGGTGGTGTTTTTTCGTGTGATTCTGTAATTTATTTAGCTGAGGTTAGCTATTTTGTGCTgccatttattttataaatgtttCCCCTTTAGCCCAGGCTATAATTCTATAAATTCTGATGTAAAGAAAATGCATTTATTACCATATGTTTTTTCCTATGATTTTTGCTTGGTTCGGAAAGTTGAAATGTGTAAGCAAGTTTGTAAGTTACTGTATATGAAGCAATATACCGAACAACACTGCTATTGTTTTGCTCTTTTCATGTCATCTTGTATATGGGGCTTTCTCTTTATGTCCGATGTTctaatatattttccttatgtTGTAGGTGAAGCTCCATTAGGTGTAGAGAAACTCCTTTTATTAGTACTCTCTTTTCTTTAACTATCAAAACTGTTGGGTTGGTTGAGAATGAACTTTGCGCCATCGATCAAAAGAAACCGAGCTGTGAGGGAAGTTGGGCAGATTACAATGTGTGTTGGTGCTATAGCATACAATCAGTTGATGCTAGTTTTCCAGGTAAATATTCTTCTCCATTTCTGGATTGCAATTTGATTGGAATAAAGGGAGTCTGTTGCGACTGTATTATTTATTGTTCATACAACACTATTTTCTTTTGCAGGCTGAGTATTTCCGTCAGTTACTTAAACCTGTTACGTAGTCTAGTATTACATACCATTGGTTTGGGGTGGGACTGCATTATATTGGATTCGGTATTTTCATCATTGAAGGCTGAAGAAGATATGAAAGTTTTAATTTGAAGAAAGTTGTTAGATGGGCTCACTTTAGTACCTAGTATTTTTAAGTTTTTGCTTTCCTTTTAGAAACTTCCATCCAGCTTTGGTACAGAATAATTGCCAGTTGCAAAGGTCAAACCAATACCGCTCACTGCCTCACTCACTGCTCAGTGAGAGCGAAAAAGTATCATTATGCAGACTCATGAATATTTTATCCCAGGAAAGATGTCACTTCCTGTGGCAGGTGAATCAGTTGATAATTATACGAACGCCCCACTCGCTTCTACCTTTGATGTAGCCTTGCCTCCAGGTATGAGGCAGATGATGCCCTTTGGAAGAGTTAAATTGCAGCCGTCTGAGGTCTGCCCAAGGAATTTCATTATCTTTGATCAAACAAATCAACAGAGCAGGATGATGTTCCATCCTGCTGTAACATATAAGTTTAATACTCCTGGTTTTGATTTTCAAGCTACTTGCCCCCAGGATTTTGAAAAGGGTAAAGTCAATCAACTGGAAAGAGATTTGTCATCTCCGTTTGAAGAGGATTCTAATGACATTGCTGCATTGCTGAGCTTGGAAATGGATGATGAACTAGAAGACAGCATGGATGAGGAAGAAGTCAGCACAGCAAGGACTCACGACAACTATGAAAGTACATCAGATACTTGTTCGAGTTACTGCTCAAAACCATCAAAGAAGAGGTTGTCATCGAGTCTAGAGAAGTCTGCTGGGACTAGGGGTGACCACAAAAAGCAACAGGAGATGAAGAGAATGGTGAATATGCTGAGAAGGATTGTGCCCGGCGGTGGTAACCAAATGGATGCAGTTGCTGTTTTAGATGAAGCTGTTAAGTACCTCAAATCTCTTAAGGTTGAAGTGGAGCAATTTGGAGTTGGACCCTGAACATGAAATTCTGGCAAAATTTAAACTTTCCGCAATATATCGGTTGGCCTTTCCATTCTCGCCACCTTCCTAATTCCCACTCATTGGAATGGTCTTGCAAAGTAATAAATTTCGCTGGCAGTGTGTAAGAAATTACTGTCTGAACTGTACTTAAATTATGTTTGGCAGTGATGTTGGTTTATTTCCGTTTTGAATAGATATTCAGGTTGTCAGACATTTTATTATGCTGTTTAATGTActgtaaattttattttatgtgaTTGAGCTCTGGTTTCCTTTATACTTGTCCTTTATGCCACTTGTATCTTCTTGTCTTCCACTACTACATtcttgcattggattttatttaacaCGCATGCTCAATTTGAAGCATGCTTCTCGAAGTTGACTTTTTGAAGTGTTCTCCAGTGGATTTGGTCGAGATACCAAGAAAGGGAGACCACGTTTTTGTTGACCTTGAACGTAACATCACCTTGACCAAGTTGCCATTgtctttatttttgttatatatgTTGTGGCCATccctttatttttattattcttggtGATGGCCTGATGGGTCTTAACTCTCAAGAAACAGAGTCACAGGGCACTGTCATGCATTTATTGATTGTGGGTTACTGTCCCCAAGACCCCCCAATTTTATGGTGTTAGTGGCGCACCAACGAATACTTTTCTCTCAGTGCTGCTCGCCTTGTAATTTTCATGCAGTTTTAGGTCCCACAGTGATTCACACTCCATCTAGTTGCTTGACCTTTGGGGTTCTAAAATTCTATACCAATGCAAGTATTTTATCATCCTTTACTTTGATCTTTTGTCCAGTCATCAGAAAAGAATCCATTGAGATTCCAAACCATTATTGAGAACAAACCAATCAAAATTCACTAGGCTTGATGTAAATATGTGGTTTGTGACTCGAGCTGCATATTATTCTAGAATTTTGCTAAGAAACACTTTAAGAAAACACTTGTTAACGTTATGACAAACAAGAACACGTGTGAACGCAAGCCACATAACTTGTCCTAGCCAGTTACCGGAGTTAGTCGGGTGAAGAAATCACCTTGGCTATTTTAAAGATCTTCTAAGAACAGAGAAACCGGGGTGGATGAACATGTTCACTTTGCAAGAGTGTTATTAACATCGGACAAGAGTATTTCCAAAAAGAACCCAAAAACAATGACACATTCATTAGCATTCCAAAATTTGTATAATAGGAAGGAAGGGAATTTTCATATATCAAATTGCTGATATTTACATTTATATTTAGAATGTAAATACAGTGGGAACGTAGATCTCGATGCCCTAGAGCACTTGCACCTGCCTGCTTTGTTTTATCTCATTTGCATCTTCAGGGTTTGACATTCTTGAGAAATTTCAAGAGTGTGCCCAAAAGTCCATCCGAACAAGATATGTATTTGAAAATGTTATGACATCGATCATATATTCATATAGGGCTCGCTCTAGATGCCTGCAAAAATAACACGGCTTATATTACTACACAGTTCTTCATGTAGGACTTAAGTCTGAAACAGAGACTACCTGGAAACAAATAAAACGATAAATTGGAAATAGTTGAATTAACCTAAAACAGAGCTGGCTTAAGGAGTCAGAACCATAACTGATATAGAGGTACTAAtgataaaaacaacaaaaaccATGGATAGGagtaccaaaaaataaaatcgATATAGGAAACATCATACTAGCATGTGAACCATACTGGTTCACTAAAAATTGTCATTATTATTCTTGGATAGATGCACCATTTCTTTATTTATGCTTGATCATCACTTAAATACACCTTCCATCCACACTATTCGGAAACAATATGGTTGTGAATATTTAACTTCTAATAGTCAGTTTAGTTTATTCCatttgaagaataaaataaatagaattctGAATTATGTTATCACGGGATTGTGCTCCCCATGAACCTTACAAACTAAATCTGACATGATCTCATCCATTGCCTTTCTAATATCAACATATTTgtaattataaaagatttttgaatgGATGGGATCATGCAATGTTTAACAGAACTCTCTGTATTGATAAAGGTAAAGACATGGGGTAAAAATAGGGAAGATTGGGAGAGTCCATCGTTATATCACAAATTAATGACTGAATAATGCAAGTATAACTTAGTCTGAGCACAAACGGTAAGTTACATGATATAGTACCTGATTCTGCATGCTAGTTGTTGTAGTCCAGCGCTGAGGATTATGAGTAGCAACTGAACTATCAGCAACAAAAGCTAATGTTCTTGATTCTTCCTGTACATTAGAAGCTTCTGCAGGTGGCAATTCTCTCATTACCCACAGTACCACTGCTGATGGTAGTGATGAACCTGGGAGAAGTGAAAGCTTCAGATTTACTGGAGATATGAAATTCATTTCAGAAGGCAATTACCAATTGTAAACTCAACTAAAAGTTGAAGGGAAAACATAGAccatgaaaaatattttcacaaTTATCACTCTCATGAGAGTATGAAACTGTGAAAGGGCATCAATAGTAGATTCCAGTAAATGAGCCATGAGAACTAATAAACAGCACATACCAACGAAATAATACAAAACAAGTAGAAGAGAGGCGTAAATATCATTCAAAGGCCACTGGTGCCAGTGATACAGTAACTGCAATAGAAAAAGTTAAGGAAATCATTAACCtgtcaaaaagaaaaaaggacaTAGAATAACACTTGGAACCATTTATTCATACATACAGGAATATCAGTTAAAAGCTCTACACAGGAACTTGATACGAAGCACAATACAGATACAATAGTTAAACCTGCAACCTGAGAAACAGAATACATCAATAAtctattatttaaatttaatgcACAAACATGAATGACAGCACAAGTCATTAGATTGTATGCATGCAACAGATCAAGAAGTAAATAAAGTGTGCTTCAAGCTATGGGTGCTATTCGCTGGCAGACCCACCACACCATTTTTGGAGCCAAAAGAAGTTAgaatgataaaaagataaaaaagaaaggTTACATATTTCTAATACTCCAGCAGAAACAGCAACATAGTACCTTCCACATTTCAGATGAAGGTTGCTCAGCTCTAACTTTTCTCATCTTCAAGTACAATAGGATTCctgtatatatatttatttataatttataaaaggTAATAAATTAGACTGTGTCTACAAAAGTAGGCATCTCACTAGC is a window from the Arachis stenosperma cultivar V10309 chromosome 3, arast.V10309.gnm1.PFL2, whole genome shotgun sequence genome containing:
- the LOC130967583 gene encoding transcription factor bHLH144 codes for the protein MQTHEYFIPGKMSLPVAGESVDNYTNAPLASTFDVALPPGMRQMMPFGRVKLQPSEVCPRNFIIFDQTNQQSRMMFHPAVTYKFNTPGFDFQATCPQDFEKGKVNQLERDLSSPFEEDSNDIAALLSLEMDDELEDSMDEEEVSTARTHDNYESTSDTCSSYCSKPSKKRLSSSLEKSAGTRGDHKKQQEMKRMVNMLRRIVPGGGNQMDAVAVLDEAVKYLKSLKVEVEQFGVGP